In a genomic window of Flavobacterium sp. KACC 22761:
- a CDS encoding T9SS type A sorting domain-containing protein yields MKNVILFLFLCFITFSEAQNKLKFTYDNLTGNQINRTLCINCASSKPSKDNNEIQAVDEEDLLKFSPTDVISYYPNPVKEELYLKWDLVDENFVSSIQVIGINGQILTSYSCKKEINSQNIPFQSLPAGIYIVSLAYHNQEQKTIKIIKQ; encoded by the coding sequence ATGAAGAATGTTATTCTTTTTCTCTTTTTATGCTTCATTACTTTCTCGGAAGCACAGAATAAATTAAAATTCACTTACGACAATTTAACCGGAAATCAAATCAACCGAACTCTATGTATTAACTGCGCATCTTCTAAACCATCCAAAGACAATAATGAGATTCAAGCCGTCGACGAAGAGGATTTGTTAAAATTTTCTCCAACTGATGTCATTTCATATTATCCAAATCCAGTAAAAGAGGAACTGTATCTTAAATGGGATCTTGTTGATGAAAACTTTGTCTCGTCGATACAGGTAATTGGCATCAACGGACAGATATTGACGTCATACAGCTGCAAAAAGGAAATCAATTCACAAAACATTCCTTTTCAAAGTCTGCCTGCAGGGATTTACATAGTATCACTTGCATACCACAACCAAGAACAGAAAACAATAAAAATTATCAAACAATAG